The Apium graveolens cultivar Ventura chromosome 11, ASM990537v1, whole genome shotgun sequence genome has a window encoding:
- the LOC141696412 gene encoding uncharacterized protein LOC141696412, which translates to MDGENQNNNENQGNNDEGGNVFDQLAETLAVLVNQQPKPNIVSQFKRLNPPTFDGATDPAIVEMWIQEMEKAFGLLGSNEEQKVTLAVYQLQGSAYDWWLMEKRKNETTNLEENHEPYTWAKFKKALEDKYFPRTVRLQKERDFIRLQQGGRTVIEYEAEFAKLAKYASTLVADESSRARRLEEGLRSDIRNSVASFELQTYEAVLNKALVIERGLAESEKASGSWNKRRFTQTSGQSFQGGPLKKPHVYDNIGGQGDRETCTRCGKNHPDKVCRWNTGACFHCGEVGHKISNCPHNPPPPPRKEADNKMGKGRVFQLTGNDNYRN; encoded by the coding sequence ATGGATGGAGAAAATCAGAACAACAATGAAAATCAGGGCAATAATGATGAAGGAGGAAACGTCTTTGACCAGCTGGCTGAAACTCTAGCTGTACTTGTGAATCAGCAACCGAAGCCCAACATCGTCTCTCAATTCAAGCGTTTGAACCCGCCAACTTTTGATGGAGCTACAGACCCGGCTATCGTTGAGATGTGGATCcaagagatggaaaaagctttcGGACTTCTGGGGAGCAATGAGGAACAGAAGGTGACCTTAGCTGTGTACCAATTGCAAGGAAGCGCTTACGACTGGTGGCTTATGGAAAAGAGGAAGAATGAGACGACAAATCTTGAAGAAAATCATGAACCGTACACTTGGGCAAAGTTCAAGAAGGCTTTAGAGGACAAGTACTTTCCGAGAACAGTTCGTCTGCAGAAAGAGAGGGACTTCATTCGACTTCAACAAGGTGGAAGAACCGTCATTGAATACGAAGCAGAATTTGCAAAGCTTGCGAAGTACGCGTCGACCCTAGTAGCAGATGAGAGCAGTCGAGCACGAAGATTAGAGGAGGGACTTCGAAGTGACATCAGGAATTCAGTGGCGTCGTTTGAACTTCAGACGTACGAGGCTGTCCTCAACAAGGCGTTAGTGATCGAAAGGGGCTTGGCAGAATCTGAAAAGGCGTCTGGCAGTTGGAATAAGAGGCGGTTCACTCAAACTAGTGGGCAATCTTTTCAAGGGGGACCACTCAAGAAGCCACACGTGTACGATAACATCGGGGGTCAAGGTGATCGAGAGACGTGTACCAGGTGCGGCAAGAATCATCCGGACAAAGTCTGTCGTTGGAATACAGGTGCTTGTTTTCATTGCGGAGAAGTAGGACATAAGATTTCGAATTGTCCGCACAATCCGCCACCGCCACCAAGGAAGGAAGCAGATAACAAGATGGGCAAAGGACGTGTGTTTCAGCTGACAGGAAATGACAACTATCGCAATTAA